CGGCCTGGGCGATCTCCTGCTCGGTGACCGGATCGGTGCCGCGCTCGGCGAGGACGCGGCGGGTGTGATCCCAGGCCAGCTCGCCCATCGGGGTCGGTGTGGTGCGAAGGTGCCGCCAGAGCGCGGTGATCCAGCCGCCTTCGCGGTGATTGCGTACCCAGACGCGGGAGATGTCGTAGGGGTCGTAGCGGACTTCCCACCGCCTGCCACCCGGTCCGGTGCCCGACGGCTGCCGTCGAAACGGCGTCAGCTCGGGGCTGTCGTAGGTGCGATGCCGGATGCGGACGCCGTAGGAGTTGATCGCCCTGAACTCCCGGGGCAGCAGACCGATGTATTCCTGCGGGCCGAGCGGGACCGGGACGTAGCCGGCGGCGGCGACCAGGGCGGCGTACTTCTCGTTCGGGCTCATCGCCCGCTCGGGCATGAACGGGTCCCGCAGCCCGTCGTGCGGGCGGTTCTGCCAGATGACGATCCACTCCTGCAGAAGCTCCTGGAGCTGGTGGATCGACCACAGCGGCTGGGATGCCGGATCAGTGCCCCGGTGCTCTGTGCTGCGTCCCTTGTGACCGGGGAGGTACTGAGTGAACATCGTGGCCACTGAGCCCAGTGTCGACTCGATGTGCGGCTTGTCCGTAGGAGTGTCAGGGTGACAGGGCTGAAAACTCAGGCCCAGTGACCTGCAGGCCGCCCGGAACGTGTCGCAGAGGTATGCCTTGCCGCGGTCGCAGACGATCGTCTCCGGCGTGATCACCGGAATGGCCGCGGCCTTGGACAGACGCTCATCGACTGCCATGAGCGAGGCGTGCGGCAGCACCGACCGTGACATGCGCAGTGCCTCCGCCCAGCCCGGCCGCATTGGTTCCGGCGTCATCGCCCTCGCCAGCAGAAGAGCGGCATCCACCGCCTTCGTCGACGGCCGCAGGACGGCTGCCGCCAGCGTCCTGGTCGCGATGTCCACGAGGCCGGTCATCTCGACGGTGTCCACCGTGCCGTCCTCGTGAACGACCAGAACATCCAGCGGAGTTGAGTCGATCTCCATGACCTCGCCCGGCCTGGCAGCGGTGAGCTGCCCGAACATGCCGTCCGGCTGTTTGGCCAGGGAACGGCGGGTGCGGGCCGAGCCCAGGGTGTGCCTGCCAGCCGTGACTGCAGCAAGCAGCCGGTAAAACGTCGCTCGTGACGGCAGCGGCACTCCAGGACCGTGCTCGGCCTCCACGAGCCGTTCCATCCGCCGCCGCAGCACCTGAGCGGACACCGTGGACTTGCCGGTCTGCCCGTCCACCACCTGCCGCAGGGCCGCAACGACCCGCCGGTCGGCCCGGCCCGTGCCGTCCGGGACCGTCCGCAGCCGCGGATCGACCAGGCCGAGGATCCCTTCCCGCTCGAAGCGGGCCCGCATGTCCTGCAGCACCGTGAGCGACACCGCCGTCCCGGACGCCGCGAGCTCGGCGGCCTTGGCCAGTTCCCGCTGCCGCAGCGACCTCACCTGCGGGTCGTACTCGGTCTTCACCGGCCCGTCCGGGGCATGGGCAGGCCGGCCGGTGAGCACTTCCACCAGGTGCCGCTGCCACCACTCCGCCCGCTCAACCGCCTTGGGCGGAAGGCCCTCCAGCACCCCGGAGGCAGGAACCGTCATGCGGGGCGAGGCGGCCGTGACCACCTCGAACCCGTCGGACATCAGCAGGTGCGGCAACAACACCACGCTCGCCGACACAGCCTCGTCGACAAGCCGGACCGCAGTCCCCTCCAAAGCAACCACCGTGTGCAGACGCCCGTCGAACCGGACCGTGTCACCCACCCGCAGCAGTCGCGAATGCGTCGGCATCTCCACCTCCCGCCATCGCGTCGGCCAGACAGACCGTCGTCCCCATGGCCAGCAGTGCCGTTTCGAGGTCGGCGGCCAGAACCCGGCGCCAGAGCAGGTGATAGAGCACGGGCAGCACCACGATCGGGTCGCCGACCCCGCGGACCCCGGCCAGCAGCGCGGTCTCCTCGGCGAACACCTCCACCAGACGGGCCGCGACGTCCGGGCGGTGCACCCGCGGATGCCGGTAGCCGGCCAGCCACCGCGCATTCGCCATCAGCACCGCATCCGGGGTCCCCACCCGCCAGAAGCCCCAGCCCACCAGCGAACAGGCTGCCGCTGTCGCAGCGAACTTCACCGCATCACGCGGCTCGATCCGGTCATCGGGGCGGACATCGATCACCACACCCGTGCCGTCCGCGCGGCGTACGAAGAAGTCCGGCGTGTGCCGGATCCGCTTGCCTGCCGACCCTGTCCACGACAGCCGGAACGGCTGCGAAGCCATGCCCGTCACCAGCGGATCGAAGTCGAGGAGCACCAGCCGGTCCCGCTCCAGCCACGATTCGTAGCCCACGTGATCGCCGCAGGTTGCCGACCAGTACCAGCCGCACCAGTTGTCCTGCCCGCGAAAAGACGGAAACCGTCGCTCAGGCGCGACATCCTCGAACCGGACCGGCCACAGCTCGCTCAGCGTGCCCCGCCGCCGGACCCCCGCCCCCGTGACGTACTCGACCTCGAATCCCTCCGCGGACTCGGGTACACCCTCATGTCCCGCCACCCCGGCCTCCGGTACGACATCGCTGCCCAGCCGCTACGACCGTAGAAGGCCCGGGTCCGTCGTACCCGGAGAAGACCGAGACACCCCGCAACTTGCCCGGACATGACCGAGACGACGCTTCACATGCCCGGAGATCTCCGAGACTGCCCGGACATCACAGAGACAGGACACGTCGGGCGGCCTTTTCGCATGTCCCCCCGCCCCCTCGAAAGAATCCGAACAGGTTAAAAAAACAGGCTAAAAGCTAGGGTAAACAGTGCTAGGGTGAGGGCACGAAAGGAGATCCACCCATGGCATCCGAGGAAGAACTGTTCGCGTCCGTCGACGCGTTGCTGGAGGAGGAGCCGCAGCTCCCGCCCCCGGCGGAGCGCGCCCGGCTGCGTGAGGCCGCCGGCATCACCCAGGCCCGTCTCGCGACCGCGTTGAAGTCCACCGTGCAGACGGTGAAGAACTACGAAAACGGCAGGAGCGAGCCGAAGTCGCCGCGCCTGGAGGCGTACCAGCGGCTGCTGAACGGCTGGGCGGCGAAGTACCCCGCCCACGCCGTCCCCGCCCCGGTCGCCGCACCGCAGCCGGTGCCGGTACCGGAGACGTTCACCGGCCCGGCCGCGCCCGAGACACCCGAGCCGGAGACCGTCGCACCGGTCCAGGCCCCCGCCGCCCCGGTCGCACCGGAGCGCCCGGCTGCCCGTCCGGCGACGTCGTCGCGCCGCCCGGCCGCGAAGAAGGCCGCGAAGCCCGAGATCGACCCGCGCTTCCCGCACGGCCCGCTCGCCGTCCTCGATGGCGACGGCTCCGCGTACGGCGTGGACGGCATCGTGCTCGACTGCCCGGCGACCACGGTCGTGGAGCTGGTGGAGTGGACGCTGCGCGAGGCCGG
The window above is part of the Streptomyces sp. Edi4 genome. Proteins encoded here:
- a CDS encoding TnsA-like heteromeric transposase endonuclease subunit; protein product: MAGHEGVPESAEGFEVEYVTGAGVRRRGTLSELWPVRFEDVAPERRFPSFRGQDNWCGWYWSATCGDHVGYESWLERDRLVLLDFDPLVTGMASQPFRLSWTGSAGKRIRHTPDFFVRRADGTGVVIDVRPDDRIEPRDAVKFAATAAACSLVGWGFWRVGTPDAVLMANARWLAGYRHPRVHRPDVAARLVEVFAEETALLAGVRGVGDPIVVLPVLYHLLWRRVLAADLETALLAMGTTVCLADAMAGGGDADAFATAAGG
- a CDS encoding Mu transposase C-terminal domain-containing protein; translated protein: MPTHSRLLRVGDTVRFDGRLHTVVALEGTAVRLVDEAVSASVVLLPHLLMSDGFEVVTAASPRMTVPASGVLEGLPPKAVERAEWWQRHLVEVLTGRPAHAPDGPVKTEYDPQVRSLRQRELAKAAELAASGTAVSLTVLQDMRARFEREGILGLVDPRLRTVPDGTGRADRRVVAALRQVVDGQTGKSTVSAQVLRRRMERLVEAEHGPGVPLPSRATFYRLLAAVTAGRHTLGSARTRRSLAKQPDGMFGQLTAARPGEVMEIDSTPLDVLVVHEDGTVDTVEMTGLVDIATRTLAAAVLRPSTKAVDAALLLARAMTPEPMRPGWAEALRMSRSVLPHASLMAVDERLSKAAAIPVITPETIVCDRGKAYLCDTFRAACRSLGLSFQPCHPDTPTDKPHIESTLGSVATMFTQYLPGHKGRSTEHRGTDPASQPLWSIHQLQELLQEWIVIWQNRPHDGLRDPFMPERAMSPNEKYAALVAAAGYVPVPLGPQEYIGLLPREFRAINSYGVRIRHRTYDSPELTPFRRQPSGTGPGGRRWEVRYDPYDISRVWVRNHREGGWITALWRHLRTTPTPMGELAWDHTRRVLAERGTDPVTEQEIAQAAVDLLDRAADGPQESPAKPSPRSRKDRKVAARTRTTSAPSWPRPAPEPETEEAETEPENDSQETLADVVPLGIFDARKEAETWW